Genomic segment of Ascochyta rabiei chromosome 15, complete sequence:
AACACCCCCGGACTGGCCGCGGACCCCCGAACGCACCTCCCGCCACAACAGAACCGCACCCAGCAGTCGCACATGGGGCTGCCATAGTCTCTGCCCCGCTCCAACACGCCGGcgctttctttttctttctcCACGATCCCATGACCCCGTGAGCCATGTCCGCTCCCCATGAATACCACCAGCCAAATGCGCCAGACGAGGACTCGGACCTCGAACTCGACCTCGAAGAACTCGACCCTCTCGCCGGGCGCCCCCACCCCGCAGCCTCGTCGCCGCCGCGCCGCCAGTCGAAAGAGCAGCGACGGCCCTACCACGAGCTCGGCGCAAGGATTCCCCTCCGCAACCTGCGTGCAGGCAGACTGCGGGGGGATCGGAGGGGAGAAGAGCGCGAGGAGGAGGACCTGCGCGGCCTGatggacgacgacgacgacgacgacgacgagagGGAAAACCGCAACTCGGCCGGCAGCTTTGGCCGTTcgggcgacgacgacgcccCGCTGCTGCCCGCCAGCACCGACCCGCGCCGACCAGGCCAGCGCAAGCCGAGCGCCTTGTCCAAGCTGAGCGCTGCCCTGCGTCTGCCGAGCTTCCTCGCAAAGCAGGACGTCGGCGCCATACACCTGCGCGACGGTGCGGGCGACAACGACGCCGACAACGACGCCGACGAAGAACACGACCCTACCACCCAGCGCACCGTCTCTGTCGGCGCGCTCCAGACATCCCGCTTCCCCGCAAACGCTGTTTCCAACGCCAAATACACCCCCTGGAGCTTCTTGCCGCGCACCTTGTACAACGAGTTCTCCTTCTTCATCAACATGTATTTCCTGCTGGTAGCCGCTTCGCAGATGATAAAACCCCTCCGCCTTGGCTACCTCTCCACCTACATCGCCCCGCTGGCTTTCGTCATCACCATCACGCTGGGCAAAGAGGCCCTGGACGACATCGCGCGGCGGCGGAGAGACGCAGAGGCAAACTCGGAAGCCTACACGGTGCTGAGGTTCGAAGAGAACAGCGTGGGCAACGGTCTTGCGCCAGGACAAGCCTCCAGCAGGAAGAAGAGGTCGCgaaagagcaagagcaagagggagagggagacgGGCAGCCTGGCTGACATGGCCGACGAGGAGCAACGGTTGTCCACCAAGGGACTGGCCACCTGCACCTACTTCGAGCTAGTCAAGCCGTCCAGGAACTTAAAGGTGGGCGACGTCGTGAAGCTCGGCAAAGACCAGCGAGTGCCCGCAGACATGGTCGTGCTCAAGAGTCTGGCTGCCGACAACGCACCCGCGTCCGCAGAGCCGACTCGAAACAACCAATCAGCTTTGCCCATCGACGGAGAGGACGGCGATGCGTCCCAAGCCGAGACTGCAAAGCTGGAAACCGCCGTTTCAACAGGTCCCTCGGGTGAAGCTTTCATTCGCACCGACCAGCTCGACGGTGAGACGGACTGGAAGTTGCGTTTGTCTTCGCCTCTGACGCAAAACCTCAACGTTGGAGAATACACCCGCCTCCGCCTGGTTGCCGGCAAACCAGACAAGAAGGTCAATGAGTTTTATGGCACCGTCGAGCTGCAGCCGAAGCGTCCACAGCAGTACGATCCCCACGAGGCCGAGCAGTCGTCCAGCGACGAGGTTCAGTCTGCGCCCCTCGGCATTGACAACACCATCTGGGCGAACACGGTGGTGGCCTCAAGCTGCACTCTGCTTGCTGTGGTCGTCTACACGGGCCCGCAAACACGACAGGCTCTGTCCACATCGCCTTCACGGTCCAAGACGGGGCTGCTGGAACTCGAAATCAACGCGCTTACCAAGTGGCTGTGTATCTTCACTCTCTCGCTGTCTTTCATTCTCGTCGCTCTCGCCGGGTTCAGGGAGATTGAGGGCCGCGTATGGTACATCAACATGATGCGGTTCCTGATTCTCTTCTCTACCATTGTCCCCGTCGGTCTGCGCGTCAATCTCGACATGGGCAAGTCAGTCTATGCGTGGTTCATCGAGCACGATGAAAGCATCAAAGGGACCGTCGTCCGAACGAGCACGATTCCGGAGGATCTAGGACGAATTGAGTATCTCCTGAGCGACAAAACGGGTACTCTGACCCAGAATGGTATGTCTATTGGGAACTGTTGACTAGACCAAACTGACGGTCTACAGAAATGGCAATGAAGAAGATCCACGTAGGTACGGTGTCTTACGCCAATGAGGCCATGGACGAGGTCTCTTCGTACGTCCGACAGTGCTTTACACCACCTGCAGGTGAAGCACCGTCCCTGGTAACCCCGTCCTCAGCCTACACTGTACCCCTCACTTCGGCCACCCGCACACGCAGAGAGATAGGATCCCGAGTCCGCGATGTGGTGCTGGCGCTGGCCCTATGCCACAACGTCACCCCGACCACCGAGGAGGAAAACGGAGAGATGATCACCACGTACCAGGCTTCGTCTCCGGACGAAATTGCCATCGTTCGCTGGACCGAGGCTGTCGGGCTGAAGCTGCTCCAGCGCGATCGAGAATCCATGACACTGCAGTCTTGCGACAGCGGCAATACCGTTGTGCGGGTGCGGATCCTCAACACATTTCCCTTCACGTCAGAAGGCAAAAGAATGGGAATCGTAGTGAAGTTCTACCACGGCCCGGCGTCGTCGGCTTCAGATGAGGATGGTGAGATCTGGTTCTACCAAAAAGGCGCCGACACGGTCATGACCTCCATTGTTGCCGCCAATGACTGGCTCGACGAGGAGACTGCGAACATGGCCAGAGAGGGACTTCGAACTCTAGTGGTGGGACGTAAGAAGCTCTCCGCTCAGAGCTACCAAGACTTTTCCAGCAAGCTCGCACAGGCCTCACTAGCCTTGCAGAACCGCGACGCAGGTGTAGCAGATGTGGTCAGCGAGTATCTGGAGCGCAACCTCGAACTTCTCGGCGTGACCGGTGTCGAGGACAAGTTGCAGAAAGATGTCAAGCCCTCGCTCGAGCTTCTACGTAACGCTGGCATCAAGATCTGGATGTTGACCGGCGATAAAGTCGAAACCGCTCGCTGCGTGGCCGTAAGCTCCAAGCTCGTCGCACGAGGCCAATACATACACACCATACAGAAGCGTACGTCTCCCTTCTTCCGCACAGCACACCTCACTCTCCACAGCAGACCTTACTAACTCACAACAGTGAAGCGTAAAGACCTCGCTCATTCGTCCCTCGACTTCCTCCGCGGCAAGACTGACGCCTGTCTGCTCATCGACGGCGAATCTCTCGCGCTCATGCTGACCCACTACCGTCAAGAATTCATCGCCATCGCAGTCCAACTCCCCACCGTCGTCGCCTGCCGCTGCTCGCCCACTCAAAAAGCCGACGTGGCGCGCCTGATCCGCTCCTACACCAAGAAGCGCGTCTGCTGCATCGGCGACGGCGGCAACGACGTGTCCATGATCCAAGCGGCTGACGTGGGCGTGGGCATCGTCGGCAAAGAAGGTCGCCAAGCCTCGCTCGCCGCCGACTTCAGCATCGAGCAGTTCTGCTACCTCGTCAAGCTGCTCGTCTGGCACGGCCGCAACAGCTACAAGCGTAGCGCCAAGCTCTCGCAGTTTGTCATCCACCGCGGCCTCATCATCTCCATCTGCCAAACCGTCTACTCCATCGCCACCGCCTACGAGCCCAACGCCCTGTACAAGGACTGGCTGCTCGTCGGCTACTCGACCATCTACACAATGATGCCCGTCTTCTCCCTCGTGCTCGACCGGGACGTAGACGAGAGCGTCGCAAACCTCTACCCAGAGCTCTACGCAGAGCTGAAGACCGGCCGCAGCCTCAGCTACAAAACCTTCTTCATCTGGGTCGCCGTCTCCATCTACCAAGGCTCCCTGATCCAGGGGCTCTCGCAGCTCCTCGTCGGCGTCGGCCCGGACAAAACCCTGGTCTTCAAACAAATGGTCGCCGTCTCCTTCtccgtcctcgtcctcaaCGAACTCGTCATGGTCGCCATGGAGGTCACCACCTGGCACTGGCTCATGGTCGCCAGCATCCTCGGCACGGGCGGTATCTACGGCGCCTCGGTTCCCTTTCTGGGCGGCGCAGATGGGTATTTCGATCTGAACTACGTCGCTAGTCTGGCGTTCTGGTGGAAGGCGGCTGTCATCGCTGCTGTTTCCCTTTTGCCGCCCTACGCGGTTAAGATCCTTGGGCGCACGTTGAAGCCGCCTAGTTATCGCAAGGTGCAGGGCGTCTAGACCTCTATTTAGCTTTGGTATTGTTGTTTTATCTAGTTTGTATGTAGCGTTGCTTAGCGTTctttattctattattttacctcttcttcttcttcttcttcttcttcttcttcttcttcttcttcttcttcttcttcttcttcttcttcttcttcttctctcttatatactagatcctttctaactaaatattcttaaacactatacttataaaaacattactaactacttaATACAGTTAGGATTCTAGAGAAGATAGTTATACTGCAGTTTACATTTATAtacatactagctagggctgtAACCTCTACAAGTCTTGGTACTGCAGCGCGTACAGGGCACTTTTGCTGCTACCTTAGCCCTTGCGTGCCCGTTGCCTGctagggctctcttatagtcgaGGTCTCCAAGTAAGGGGGTATACCTTTTATTTTCGCAACGATCGCTAGGTTTGTTGCCGTCACGGTTGGACTTCTCTATCGATTGAGCTTTGCATAGACATCCGTGGACACGGAATGGTGCGGGTTGGAGTTTGCTTTTGGTTGCTGCCCCACCGTCTGATATGCGTGAGAGAGATTGGGGTCTGCCGCTCGAGAGGGGCGGACAAGACGTAGCTGTAAGAGCGAAGAGTTGCTGTtagcgaagaagaagaaatcACATACAACAGAAGAGCAGAGGCGCTGGCTACCAGAGGTTCCTTCTGGCTAGACTGGCTTGTACAGCCTCAGTTCGACCGTGGCTCCGAGCCAGCCAAAGCCAAACGCGAAAAGACGCAGTACTAAATGCTCGCCTGCGCCGCCCACAACAACACTCAAAGACACTTCGCTTCGTAACAAGGGCTCAGAGACCGGTGATGATCATCTGTCGCCTACAGGATGTTCCGAGGTCCAAACCAAGTGAAGGTAGCCTGTTGGGGTTGCGCGGAGCGAGCATAGCCAACGCGGGACGACGTTTATGGTCAGAGGCTTACAGGATCGTCGTTGGTGGGGGCCTCAGTGTCTTAACAAGGGCCCGAGGGTGTCTTCATTCCACCCGCCTTGGAGGGTTCCAACACTGTGCACCGTCTTAGAACAGTGCAGACAGCATGATCGTGGTCACAGGTGCCGGCGGTGGCCGTTGAAGATGGAGATGAAGCGAGTGGCGAGGGCGAATGGGAGACGCGTTTACTAACGACCTGGGGGCATGTTTGGAGAGCTGGATCTCCAAATCAGTACACGTGGAGTTCTAGTAGATTGGGATGGACACAGAGTTGACGGAAAGCAGTGGTGGGTTACGATAGAGTGGGAAGGAGGTTGGAAGTAATGTATCGCAATGAGCTTGACGTCGCTGTAGCCGTAGTTGGTTGACCTCCGAAGTGGAGTGATCGTGTCAAGGCAGTCTGTTAGGTGGAGCGGCAAACGGGTATGCCGCGTTGGGATCGTAGAACTGTTGGGATTGGGAGCGGCGAACTCGATGGAGTCGCACGTGAGGCAAATCCGCAATGGTCTAGGCCCCAAGTCCATGCGACCACGAGGGGATGGTGTGAAGGCTCGAACTGGGTGGATGAGGAAGAGTAGATGGACAGCACGGGGCTAAGTGCAGCTTCAAATGGTGCAGAGTAACCTCTGGCAGATACCTCGCTTCCTCTCCTCGAACTGTCTTCCTTCCAAGAGTTGCATTTCGCAGGCCCAGTCTCATTTTTCTAGAAAGAGCGCATCGTGATAGCTAGCCTAGACTACCCAAGAGCCAATAACGCTGGGCTTCAAAAAGTTCCCGGCCGGCAAGATCCCGTGCGTCTGTAAGATATAACTGTAAAGACTCATGATCGGCTTGATAAGTTCAAGAGATGCTTGTGATTGCGTTATCAAGCAGGATGCGAGCACAGCTGGATAGCACTTGCACTGCAATCAATGTTGTAGAATACCTTTTTGTGCGAAATTTAGGCTTCCAATTGTTCATATGTTTACCGCAGATATAACACGTGTCAGCCATCGAGAGCCTGCTAACGAGTCTGATTGTTGTGACTATCGTGGGCTTTGGGAGGTCGAACTTTCGGAGCCAGCATTAAACAGCTTCTTAACAACATTCGCTTTGAGTCGGGCCTTTTCTACTTGTTGTCTGTTATTGGTGTTTGTTTGTTGAGAGAGTCAGACGAAGAGAGAGACTATCAGGAAAGTTTGCATCCGTGGGTAAATTCGGTGGGGTAGTGGTGACACCACTACAAGAGGGGCAGCATGAGCGGGAAGTATTAGGTGGTCACGATAGCCGTTGTCGGTAGCGGTCCTCGATGCTAGAATCTTGCTCGAGTAGCAAAGCTAGTGGACGGCTGGCTGAATTGATGCGCTCACAGCATTGTACCGGCTGGCGTTGTGTCATGTTCGGTACACTCCAGGCTCCTCGTGAGCTGTTTCGTCGTTTGCGTGCTGTTTGTTCGGTCTTCGATTCCATTGGACAGTGCTGCATGGCTGTGTGTAGTCAACAAGGGCGCACCGTTCGCAAGTCTTCCCCTCTAGGCGACACAAGATGAGCTTGATGTTCACGCTCCTGATCCTTCACGCTTCCGCCGCGATGGACAGCTGTACGTCGCTAAGACGTTCATGCTCGTTTTAAGCGCTAGTGACGGACCCTGTCTGCGGCACGCCGTAGCACAACCTCGTGCGAGGCTAGGACACGGATAAAGTTGCTTGGGTTACCATCGTACAAGCGGCAAGACTTTTCAATCCCAACCACACAAGCGGTGTTCTCGTTGTACCTTCAGTTGATCTCGCTATCTATGTAAGGGATTGAGGACCATGGTCCTTCCAGAACCCTGCCACGATGCTAACACGCCGTGGCCTCCAGCCACCCAGGCGGAAGTCGGCTGCAGAGTTTGGTCACGACTCGTGTTGGCAGCTTCGCGCGTcaggaggtggaggtggcgAGGTTGGTTGAGGCGTGACAACGATGATCGTTGTGCGTGTCCCGAGAACATCGCAATCACAACTGAGGGTCGCAGATACGGGCTCTTTGATTGCGCATGAACAAAGCGTGATTGCAGTCAGACAAGGGTATTGTTGCGCAGTCGCGCAATTGGGTACTGTCCAGATGAAGTTTTGGAATACTGAAATCGACCTTCGGAGGTGAGCACGATTGACGACTCTTAGCACCAGGATGTTGGACAGCAGCGGACTGTTGAGCCACGGTTGAGCTGGTCGCATGAGTCTTGGTGGAGCATGGAGCGGTGGCAGGAGGATCTGCATGCAAGCTTTAGTGAAACCCTCCAGGGCTTGGCAATGCACTCGCCTCTTCCTTTTCGAGCATCTCTGGCCACCCGTCAGACCCGCACAGCCGACGTCAATGCGAGCGAGTGACGCTTCCTACGAGATGCTGTGAGCTCCCAGCCTGCCACCAAGCAGAAGCTTGCGTCCGTGGGACAAAGCCTTGTGTCTATTGTGCTGATTTTTTTTTTCAGCGGTGCGCCGTCTTCCAGTCGGTCTTCGTTGACGTTTTACCTGCATAAGACTGATGTCTAGACGGCAGCGTACCGGTGTGCGACTCTCTCACGGCAGCTAAACTGCCACTTTTTGGGGCTGGGAGTCCCACTTTGGTGCTTCGACGCGGACAAGGTACAGATGTGATTGGTGTCACCGAATCGAGTGCACGTTTGTGCTTGGCCTGACGGCCTAGTGTACGCACTGTTACCCATAGGATGGGGATGATCAGGGCGGTGCGCCATTACATTCACGGTTTGCTGGTGTGAGTACTTGTACTCGGGTATTCCTTCGTTGCGTCACGCCTGTCAATCGATTCAGTCCCATAATTTTTAGTGTTTGTTGTCTAAAGAGTAAGATGAGCTTTGTGCCCGTCGTACGCAAGAACTGATACTCACCACTACGATCTGGAATCACTCGTACCCGGAGCAAGGACTCACCATCACAGATTTGAAGGAACATAACTGGACGAATGAAAAGAGTTGGGATCCTTGGACTCGCCGTTTGTTTGCCAACGACCCGCACGTGACCGTGCGTTTGCTCCTTCCTGCTCGACCTTCTTGAGGTCACCGATACCGTACAAAAAACCTCGACCGCCCACACACTCTCTTTTCTTCCGTCACCAGCTGGAGCCACTCCTTTCATTTCCGGCTGCGACGCTTACTATCGTTCGGGATCGTTGATCCATTATTTTCAGTCCTTCACACCATCAACAGTGTCTGTCGACGCTACGTCATGCAGACTTTTGCTCTACTTGCCCTGACGGGCTTCACATCGCTCGTTCAGTCGACTCCAGTGGCCCCCGCGCAACCACGCTCGCTCCCTCAAGCCAGACCGCACATCCAGACTCGACAGGCTAACAACTCGTCGAGTCCTGCGTGTGCTCAGGTCTCGCAAGCCATCTACGGAGATGGAACCACAGTTGCCAACCAGGTCGTGCCCGCTGGAATCGCATGGGACTGCATCAACAGCGTGCCGTTCAACGCGACCTCTGGCAAGCTCCTCATCGAGTCTCTCAAGCCCTACATGGAGTGGCAGAGCACCCTCACGGTCTTGAAGAACCCACCTGCGGAGTACGTCGACAAAGTCCAGCCTGCAGTCGACATCATGGGCGGTCTTGACCAGATCGCCAGCGACATCGACGCTGGTAAATTCACCAACGAATACGACTTTGGCTGGGCTCTGTACACTTTGATCCAGAGTGCTCACGACGGTCACTTCTCCTACGTCCCGGACTCAGTCGGTGGCATCTTCCAGTGGGGCCGTAACGTACCGCTGGTGTCTGTCTCTGAGGATGGCGAGCAACTTCCTGCCGTGTTTGCCTTTGAAGATGTCCTAGG
This window contains:
- a CDS encoding P-type phospholipid transporter, yielding MSAPHEYHQPNAPDEDSDLELDLEELDPLAGRPHPAASSPPRRQSKEQRRPYHELGARIPLRNLRAGRLRGDRRGEEREEEDLRGLMDDDDDDDDERENRNSAGSFGRSGDDDAPLLPASTDPRRPGQRKPSALSKLSAALRLPSFLAKQDVGAIHLRDGAGDNDADNDADEEHDPTTQRTVSVGALQTSRFPANAVSNAKYTPWSFLPRTLYNEFSFFINMYFLLVAASQMIKPLRLGYLSTYIAPLAFVITITLGKEALDDIARRRRDAEANSEAYTVLRFEENSVGNGLAPGQASSRKKRSRKSKSKRERETGSLADMADEEQRLSTKGLATCTYFELVKPSRNLKVGDVVKLGKDQRVPADMVVLKSLAADNAPASAEPTRNNQSALPIDGEDGDASQAETAKLETAVSTGPSGEAFIRTDQLDGETDWKLRLSSPLTQNLNVGEYTRLRLVAGKPDKKVNEFYGTVELQPKRPQQYDPHEAEQSSSDEVQSAPLGIDNTIWANTVVASSCTLLAVVVYTGPQTRQALSTSPSRSKTGLLELEINALTKWLCIFTLSLSFILVALAGFREIEGRVWYINMMRFLILFSTIVPVGLRVNLDMGKSVYAWFIEHDESIKGTVVRTSTIPEDLGRIEYLLSDKTGTLTQNEMAMKKIHVGTVSYANEAMDEVSSYVRQCFTPPAGEAPSLVTPSSAYTVPLTSATRTRREIGSRVRDVVLALALCHNVTPTTEEENGEMITTYQASSPDEIAIVRWTEAVGLKLLQRDRESMTLQSCDSGNTVVRVRILNTFPFTSEGKRMGIVVKFYHGPASSASDEDGEIWFYQKGADTVMTSIVAANDWLDEETANMAREGLRTLVVGRKKLSAQSYQDFSSKLAQASLALQNRDAGVADVVSEYLERNLELLGVTGVEDKLQKDVKPSLELLRNAGIKIWMLTGDKVETARCVAVSSKLVARGQYIHTIQKLKRKDLAHSSLDFLRGKTDACLLIDGESLALMLTHYRQEFIAIAVQLPTVVACRCSPTQKADVARLIRSYTKKRVCCIGDGGNDVSMIQAADVGVGIVGKEGRQASLAADFSIEQFCYLVKLLVWHGRNSYKRSAKLSQFVIHRGLIISICQTVYSIATAYEPNALYKDWLLVGYSTIYTMMPVFSLVLDRDVDESVANLYPELYAELKTGRSLSYKTFFIWVAVSIYQGSLIQGLSQLLVGVGPDKTLVFKQMVAVSFSVLVLNELVMVAMEVTTWHWLMVASILGTGGIYGASVPFLGGADGYFDLNYVASLAFWWKAAVIAAVSLLPPYAVKILGRTLKPPSYRKVQGV